The following coding sequences are from one Ammospiza nelsoni isolate bAmmNel1 chromosome 5, bAmmNel1.pri, whole genome shotgun sequence window:
- the LOC132073636 gene encoding probable G-protein coupled receptor 19, with protein sequence MDNSSGPVLLFTLLLTQNTSSPKASSPPAGYEMAELPFPGASLSRNHSLVEYGLRPGEIAAASVVWGVLWLISVMGNFLVCLVIHRSRRTQSTTNYFVASMACADLVSSVGSAPFLLLQLSCGRWVLGSGVCRLVRYIQYLTPGVQLYVLLAISVDRFYTIVYPLSFKVSRGKAKKMILASWLCGALFASPASFLYGSNSDQHCNFFLPSSWQGSAYSITHLLLVFMIPSLFIILFYQKVIKYIWRIGTDGMTVRRTTNIVPRAKVKTIKMFLMLNSMFFLSWLPFFMVQLWHPQETDYRKSSLLFLAITWISFSSSASKPTLYSIYNANFRRGMKETFCMSAMKCYRSNAYTITTSSRIAKKNHVGIADIPATAKSVTKDSTYDAFNREAKERKLAWPIPSNPPNTFV encoded by the coding sequence ATGGATAACAGCAGTGGTCCTGTTCTTCTCTTTACCTTGCTCCTGACGCAGAACACGAGCAGCCCCAAAgcctcctcccctcctgctggCTACGAGATGGCAGAACTTCCATTCCCAGGAGCCAGCCTGAGCAGGAACCACTCTCTGGTAGAGTATGGGCTGAGGCCAGGGGAAATCGCAGCTGCCAGCGTGGTTTGGGGAGTGCTGTGGCTGATCTCTGTCATGGGAAACTTCCTGGTTTGCTTAGTGATCCACAGGAGCAGAAGGACACAGTCCACCACCAACTACTTTGTGGCGTCCATGGCGTGTGCAGACCTGGTGAGCAGCGTGGGGAGCGcgcccttcctgctgctgcagctgagctgcgGGCGCTGGGTGCTGGGCAGCGGCGTGTGCCGGCTGGTCAGGTACATCCAGTACCTCACGCCCGGGGTCCAGCTCTACGTGCTCCTCGCCATCAGCGTGGATCGATTCTACACCATTGTCTACCCCCTGAGCTTCAAAGTGTCCAGGGGGAAAGCCAAAAAAATGATTTTGGCCTCCTGGCTCTGTGGTGCTCTGTTTGCGTCACCGGCCAGTTTTCTCTACGGCTCCAATAGCGACCAGCACTGCaacttttttctccccagctctTGGCAAGGATCTGCCTACAGTATCACCCACCTCCTCCTGGTGTTTATGATCCCATCCCTCTTCATTATCCTTTTTTACCAGAAAGTCATTAAGTACATTTGGAGAATAGGCACAGATGGAATGACTGTCAGGAGAACAACAAATATTGTTCCGAGAGCAAAAGTGAAAACCATCAAGATGTTCTTAATGTTAAACTCAATGTTCTTCCTGTCCTGGCTGCCTTTCTTCATGGTACAGTTGTGGCACCCACAGGAAACAGACTACAGAAAGAGCTCCTTGCTTTTCCTGGCCATCACCTGGATCTCTTTCAGTTCCTCAGCCTCCAAGCCAACCCTCTACTCCATCTATAATGCAAACTTCAGAAGAGGGATGAAAGAAACTTTTTGCATGTCTGCCATGAAATGCTACAGAAGCAATGCATACACCATCACCACCAGTTCCAggatagcaaaaaaaaatcatgttggTATTGCAGATATTCCAGCTACAGCCAAAAGTGTCACCAAAGACTCCACCTATGATGCTTTTAACAGGGAAGCCAAGGAAAGAAAGCTTGCCTGGCCCATTCCGTCCAATCCCCCAAACACGTTTGTCTAG
- the CREBL2 gene encoding cAMP-responsive element-binding protein-like 2 translates to MDDSKVVGGKVKKPGKRGRKPAKIDLKAKLERSRQSARECRARKKLRYQYLEELVSSRERAICALREELEMYKQWCVAMDQGKIPSEIKALLTGEEQGKAQQNSTKLAKAAKTEANSSNP, encoded by the exons ATGGATGACAGCAAG GTGGTTGGAGGCAAGGTAAAGAAACCAGGCAAACGAGGTCGTAAACCAGCCAAAATAGACTTGAAGGCAAAACTTGAAAGAAGTCGTCAGAGTGCAAGAGagtgcagagccaggaagaaGCTGAGGTACCAGTACCTGGAAGAGCTGGTTTCAAGCAGAGAGAGAGCCATCTGTGCTCTCAGAGAAGAGCTTGAAATG TACAAGCAGTGGTGCGTGGCCATGGACCAAGGGAAAATCCCCTCGGAAATAAAAGCCCTGCTAACTGGAGAGGAGCaaggcaaagcacagcagaaCTCAACCAAACTTGCCAAGGCTGCAAAGACAGAGGCAAACAGCAGCAATCCCT GA